One part of the Dyadobacter sp. 676 genome encodes these proteins:
- a CDS encoding efflux RND transporter periplasmic adaptor subunit, whose amino-acid sequence MRHIHQIAMTVLVAGAAAVLQSCGSSQAEEEENKKATAETSAAVIDAFPLRKEQLASNIQIPGELIAFQQVDIYAKVSSFVKKLHVDVGSEVREGQLLATMEAPELTSQLLTSESRLKSFEAIYQASKANYERLLETSKTPGTVSQNDLDVALAKQRSDLAQLEAARSAAREITDTRNYLEIRAPFSGIISARNVSTGAYVGPSGKGSEFPLFTLVEQRKLRLVVSVPEQYTSYLKNQSQVTFKVKSLPNQRFPAKVTRLAGALDARLRSQRTEMDVINTDRKLLPGMIAEVSIPLSGGTGTFTVPRSAVLQSTQGTYVIKVVDNKAVWVPVTTGSSSTEKTEIFGDVKEGDVLVKVANEEIRNNSDLKNVKQAEI is encoded by the coding sequence ATGAGACATATTCATCAAATCGCCATGACCGTCCTCGTTGCAGGCGCAGCGGCGGTCCTGCAAAGCTGCGGTTCGTCACAGGCCGAAGAAGAAGAGAATAAAAAAGCAACGGCGGAAACAAGTGCCGCGGTGATCGACGCATTCCCGCTCAGGAAGGAACAGCTCGCATCGAACATCCAGATTCCCGGAGAGCTGATCGCATTCCAGCAGGTCGATATTTACGCCAAAGTGAGCAGCTTCGTCAAAAAACTCCACGTGGATGTGGGTAGCGAAGTGCGCGAAGGACAACTGTTGGCAACGATGGAAGCGCCCGAACTTACTTCTCAGCTCTTGACGAGCGAGTCGCGGTTGAAATCATTCGAAGCGATTTACCAGGCCAGCAAAGCTAATTACGAACGTCTGCTCGAAACCAGCAAAACGCCCGGCACCGTTTCGCAAAACGACCTGGATGTGGCGCTGGCAAAGCAGCGCTCCGATCTCGCCCAGCTCGAAGCGGCTCGCTCGGCAGCACGCGAAATCACCGATACCCGCAATTACCTCGAAATACGGGCACCGTTCAGCGGCATTATTTCGGCGCGTAATGTGAGCACGGGCGCATACGTGGGCCCATCGGGAAAAGGTTCGGAATTCCCGCTTTTTACATTGGTCGAACAGCGTAAACTGCGTCTGGTGGTAAGTGTACCGGAGCAATATACCAGCTATCTTAAAAACCAGAGCCAGGTTACATTTAAAGTAAAGTCACTTCCCAACCAGCGTTTCCCGGCGAAAGTTACGCGCCTGGCCGGCGCGCTTGACGCCCGCCTGCGCTCTCAACGCACAGAAATGGACGTGATTAACACCGATAGAAAACTTTTACCCGGTATGATCGCCGAAGTTTCGATCCCGTTGTCCGGTGGTACCGGCACATTTACGGTTCCAAGGTCGGCGGTGCTCCAATCCACACAGGGTACGTACGTGATCAAGGTGGTGGATAACAAGGCCGTCTGGGTGCCGGTTACCACGGGAAGCAGCAGTACCGAAAAGACCGAAATTTTCGGCGATGTGAAGGAAGGCGACGTTCTGGTGAAAGTCGCCAATGAGGAGATCCGAAATAATTCGGATTTAAAAAATGTGAAGCAGGCGGAAATCTAG
- a CDS encoding efflux RND transporter permease subunit gives MDLIRFALRKPITIMVIVAGLFFFGINAVRNIKVDIFPKLDLPVMYIAHPFGGYTPDQMETFFAKQYINILLYVNGIKSIETKNIQGLTLMKVNFYPGTNMAQASAELSAFTNRAQAIFPPGSNPPFIIRFDASTLPVGQLVLSSEKRSNNELLDLANVYVRSTFTSIPGLVSAPPFGGNIRTIVVKADPELLRAHNLTPDQLVEALRVNNQTAPSGNVRIGDKNYITPTNTTVRTVKEFENIPLFKGGVQNLYLRDVATVEDGADITTGYGLVNGKRSVYLSIAKSADASTWEVVQNLKKAIPRIQNTLPEDVRVSYEFDQSTYVMNSVKSLLTEGAIGAILTGLMVLLFLGDARGALIVILTIPTSIISGVLFLNLFGQTINIMTLSGLALAIGILVDESTVTIENIHQHFDMGKPKALAIWDACKEIAFPKLLILFCILAVFAPAFTMGGIPGSLFLPLALSIGFSMIVSYFLAQTFVPVMANWIMKVKHHQKSDGSQMTDAEEFAASGLSKNPDAQKEALIHRADANQDGKISAFERVRARFMRFINRTMPFRKPIVAAYLIITTALAAFLLSNIGKDVLPKVNGSQFQVRLRAPDGTRMELTEEKTLKTIDIIKKIVGPHNVSVTSAYVGQHPGLFSVSPIYLFMAGPQEAVLQVGLHEGFHTNLDELKEKIRKELKQAMPDVTTSFEPIELTDKILSQGSPTPIEVRMSGRDKKLNEQYARKVIAKLKEISYLRDIQLGQSTKYPAIRIEVDRIRAAQLGVDMNDVSRSLIASTSSSRYTDKNIWVDEKGGFSYAVQVQIPESKMNSIQEINEIPLLKNANRPVLGDIATITPDTTYGENDNLGAMPVLSVTANLNNKDLGVAQADVRNALASLGELPRGLTVELVGLSQTLTDTLDSLQNGLIVAIVVIFLMLAANFQSFKVSAIVLATVPAVILGSLALLMMTGSTLNLQSYMGIIMSVGVSISNAVLLITNAEQLRKHSGDAIEAAKESAGLRLRPIVMTAVAMVVGMIPMASGLGEAGDQSSPLGRAVIGGLIASTFAALFILPLVFAWGQGNASTQSVSLDPEDEESKYYVPMTR, from the coding sequence ATGGATTTAATACGTTTTGCATTACGTAAGCCGATAACTATCATGGTGATAGTGGCCGGTTTATTCTTTTTCGGTATCAATGCGGTGCGGAACATCAAAGTCGATATTTTCCCGAAACTCGATTTGCCGGTGATGTACATCGCGCATCCGTTCGGGGGATACACGCCCGACCAGATGGAAACCTTTTTCGCCAAGCAATACATCAATATCCTCCTCTACGTTAACGGGATCAAAAGCATTGAAACGAAGAACATCCAGGGCCTTACCCTGATGAAGGTGAACTTCTACCCCGGCACCAATATGGCCCAGGCCTCCGCGGAACTCAGCGCGTTCACCAACCGCGCACAGGCAATTTTCCCGCCGGGCTCCAACCCGCCGTTCATTATCCGTTTCGACGCTTCCACGCTGCCGGTGGGCCAGCTCGTGTTAAGCTCGGAAAAACGTAGCAATAACGAATTGCTCGACCTTGCCAACGTGTATGTGCGTTCGACATTTACCTCCATTCCCGGTCTCGTTTCTGCCCCTCCGTTTGGAGGTAACATCCGCACGATCGTGGTAAAAGCCGACCCCGAGCTGCTTCGCGCGCACAACCTCACGCCCGATCAACTGGTGGAAGCATTGCGCGTGAACAACCAGACCGCTCCGTCGGGGAATGTGCGCATCGGCGACAAGAACTATATTACCCCCACCAACACGACCGTGCGCACGGTGAAGGAATTCGAAAATATTCCCCTTTTCAAAGGAGGCGTGCAGAATCTCTACCTTCGCGACGTCGCTACCGTGGAAGACGGGGCCGATATTACCACCGGTTACGGGTTGGTCAACGGTAAGCGCTCGGTGTATTTAAGTATTGCCAAAAGTGCCGACGCCTCCACATGGGAAGTGGTCCAGAACCTGAAAAAGGCCATCCCACGCATTCAGAATACACTGCCGGAGGACGTCAGGGTCAGCTACGAGTTCGATCAATCGACCTATGTCATGAACTCCGTCAAGAGCCTGCTCACCGAAGGTGCCATCGGGGCGATCCTGACCGGGCTGATGGTGCTCCTCTTCCTGGGTGACGCCCGCGGTGCATTGATCGTGATCCTGACCATCCCTACGTCCATTATTTCCGGCGTGTTGTTCCTGAACCTTTTCGGGCAAACGATCAACATCATGACCTTGAGCGGGTTGGCCCTGGCAATCGGTATCCTTGTGGATGAAAGCACCGTGACGATCGAGAATATTCACCAGCATTTCGATATGGGCAAACCGAAGGCCCTCGCCATTTGGGACGCCTGTAAGGAAATCGCATTTCCCAAGTTGCTGATCCTCTTTTGTATCCTCGCGGTATTTGCTCCCGCATTCACGATGGGTGGTATTCCGGGTTCATTGTTCCTGCCGCTGGCATTGTCGATCGGTTTCAGCATGATCGTCTCCTACTTTCTGGCACAGACCTTCGTGCCTGTTATGGCCAACTGGATCATGAAAGTGAAGCATCATCAAAAATCCGACGGCTCGCAAATGACCGACGCCGAAGAATTTGCCGCATCGGGCCTCAGTAAAAATCCGGACGCCCAAAAGGAAGCGTTGATCCACCGCGCGGATGCAAATCAGGACGGAAAAATAAGCGCCTTCGAGCGTGTCCGCGCCCGCTTTATGCGCTTTATTAACCGGACAATGCCGTTTCGTAAACCCATTGTGGCCGCCTATCTGATCATTACCACTGCCCTGGCTGCGTTTTTGCTGAGCAATATCGGAAAGGACGTTTTACCCAAAGTAAACGGCAGCCAGTTTCAGGTGCGCCTGCGTGCTCCCGACGGCACCCGTATGGAGCTCACGGAGGAAAAGACGCTGAAAACGATCGATATAATCAAAAAAATCGTGGGGCCGCATAATGTATCGGTAACATCCGCGTACGTCGGCCAGCACCCCGGGTTATTCTCCGTGAGCCCCATTTATCTGTTCATGGCGGGCCCTCAGGAGGCGGTTTTACAGGTAGGCCTGCACGAAGGGTTTCATACCAATCTGGACGAATTGAAAGAAAAGATCCGTAAAGAATTGAAACAGGCAATGCCCGACGTGACAACCTCTTTTGAACCCATCGAACTCACCGATAAAATCCTTAGCCAGGGTTCACCCACTCCTATTGAAGTGCGGATGTCGGGGCGGGACAAAAAACTGAATGAGCAATATGCACGGAAAGTTATTGCCAAATTGAAAGAGATCAGCTATCTGCGTGATATCCAGCTGGGGCAATCCACCAAATATCCGGCGATCAGGATCGAAGTGGACCGCATACGGGCGGCGCAGCTGGGTGTGGACATGAACGACGTATCCAGATCGCTGATCGCGTCGACGTCCTCGTCGCGTTACACCGACAAGAATATCTGGGTCGACGAAAAAGGTGGTTTCAGCTACGCGGTACAGGTCCAGATTCCTGAAAGTAAAATGAATAGTATTCAGGAAATCAACGAGATACCATTGCTCAAAAATGCCAACCGTCCTGTGCTTGGCGATATCGCGACCATCACACCCGATACTACTTACGGCGAAAACGACAACCTCGGCGCGATGCCAGTCCTTTCTGTGACCGCCAATTTGAATAACAAGGATCTGGGTGTAGCGCAGGCCGACGTAAGAAATGCACTGGCCTCCCTGGGCGAGCTGCCCCGTGGGTTGACAGTCGAGCTGGTTGGTTTGAGCCAAACACTCACCGACACCCTCGACAGTCTCCAGAATGGTCTTATTGTGGCTATCGTGGTGATATTTCTGATGCTGGCGGCGAACTTCCAGTCGTTCAAAGTGTCGGCAATCGTCCTCGCAACGGTGCCTGCCGTTATCCTCGGCTCGCTGGCGTTGCTGATGATGACCGGCTCGACGCTGAACCTTCAAAGCTACATGGGCATTATCATGTCCGTAGGGGTATCGATTTCGAATGCGGTACTTTTGATTACCAATGCCGAACAGCTACGCAAACACAGCGGCGACGCCATCGAAGCGGCCAAAGAATCGGCCGGCCTGCGGCTCCGCCCTATTGTTATGACGGCCGTTGCCATGGTGGTGGGTATGATCCCGATGGCCAGCGGGCTCGGCGAAGCCGGTGACCAGTCGTCGCCACTGGGCCGCGCGGTAATCGGCGGGCTGATCGCCTCCACGTTCGCCGCGTTGTTCATCCTGCCGCTGGTATTCGCGTGGGGACAAGGCAATGCGTCTACGCAAAGCGTTTCCCTCGATCCCGAGGATGAAGAAAGCAAGTATTATGTTCCTATGACCCGTTAA
- a CDS encoding TolC family protein gives MTSKKYFPSLLLTLSLVGAGEKLSAQTLTLQQAIETAVSNYGSIKAKNNYLSASKATVLQSKKDYLPNFNLSAQQDYGTVNGQNGPLYGLGLSVASSGLPLPKQNWNSAFGALYLTNINWDFFAFGRARERINVSQSIVNRDQADLEQEQFQHGVRVAAAYLNLLAAQRLIRSWENNLERANALKTVVVTRVKNGLIPGVDSSLANAEVSNAKISIIQARDFEQEQANNLARLMGVTEQRFQLDTLLLTRIPRAVADSAGKPENHPLLKFYANRIAVSEQQAKYYHTLAMPTFSLFGVFQGRGAGFSSSYASDQTAYTQNYFEGIKPVRANYLLGIGATWNMTGILRTRQQVMSQKFVSNALKEEYDLADQQLKNQLILSETKISNALANYREAPVQVQSASDAYLQKSVLYKNGLSNIVDMTQALYVLNRAETSRDIAATNVWQALLLKAAAAGDMGIFLNQ, from the coding sequence ATGACATCGAAGAAGTATTTCCCCTCCCTGTTGCTGACCCTCTCGCTGGTCGGAGCCGGTGAAAAACTGAGTGCCCAAACGCTTACATTACAACAAGCCATCGAAACGGCTGTCAGCAATTATGGCAGCATCAAAGCCAAGAACAACTATCTCAGCGCTTCCAAAGCGACGGTCCTTCAAAGCAAGAAAGACTATCTGCCCAATTTCAACCTCTCGGCCCAGCAGGATTACGGCACCGTGAACGGCCAGAACGGTCCGCTTTATGGCCTTGGCCTTTCCGTAGCTTCCTCGGGCCTGCCTCTGCCGAAGCAAAACTGGAACTCCGCATTCGGGGCGCTGTACCTGACGAACATCAACTGGGATTTCTTCGCCTTCGGCCGGGCGCGCGAACGGATCAATGTATCACAGTCGATCGTGAACCGCGACCAGGCGGATCTGGAACAGGAGCAGTTCCAGCACGGTGTCCGCGTGGCAGCGGCCTACCTGAACCTGCTGGCAGCGCAACGTCTTATCCGTTCCTGGGAAAACAACCTCGAACGCGCCAACGCATTGAAAACAGTGGTGGTTACGCGTGTGAAAAACGGCCTGATCCCCGGCGTCGATTCGTCGCTGGCCAATGCGGAGGTTTCCAACGCGAAGATCAGCATTATACAGGCGCGCGATTTTGAGCAGGAACAGGCCAATAACCTGGCCAGGTTGATGGGCGTCACGGAGCAGCGCTTCCAGCTCGACACTTTGCTCCTCACCCGCATTCCGCGTGCCGTGGCCGATTCGGCCGGCAAGCCGGAAAACCATCCGTTACTGAAATTCTATGCCAACCGCATTGCCGTCAGTGAGCAGCAGGCCAAATACTATCACACACTTGCAATGCCCACATTTTCGCTGTTCGGGGTATTCCAGGGGCGCGGTGCGGGATTTTCTTCCAGCTACGCAAGCGACCAGACGGCCTACACGCAAAATTATTTTGAAGGCATCAAGCCCGTCAGGGCAAATTACCTCCTCGGGATCGGCGCTACCTGGAATATGACCGGCATTTTGCGGACCCGCCAGCAGGTCATGTCGCAGAAATTCGTTTCCAATGCATTAAAGGAAGAATACGACCTCGCCGACCAGCAGTTGAAAAACCAGTTGATCCTTTCCGAAACGAAGATCAGCAATGCGTTGGCGAATTACCGTGAAGCGCCCGTGCAGGTACAATCGGCTTCGGATGCTTATTTACAGAAAAGTGTATTATACAAAAATGGCCTTAGCAATATCGTGGACATGACGCAAGCCCTCTACGTTCTGAACCGCGCCGAGACAAGCCGCGACATCGCCGCGACGAACGTATGGCAAGCCCTGCTCCTCAAAGCCGCGGCAGCAGGCGACATGGGCATATTTCTGAATCAGTGA
- a CDS encoding helix-turn-helix transcriptional regulator — MIPNETVAHFYQTHPAAKGLKGPDKTTGDEGHFNVFSRVFCNKYTSYARRDFYKISLILGKGKITYGDQEVEINRNALVFFNRNVPYSWQALSEEQSGYFCLFTDQFLSTINRSETMTDCPILRSDAIPVYFIDEEQQEYLLSIFGKMQADIESNYVHKYDLMRNYVNVLAHEAMKMQPSGAGDLHVNGSARLSSLFHELLERQFPIESPEHKLKLKTARDYAGRLGVHVNHLNRALKEITGKTTTEHIVDRVLAQSKVMLRHSNWSIAEIAFCLGFEYPAYFNNLFKKQIGVTPKSYRVRERQ, encoded by the coding sequence ATGATACCCAATGAGACTGTAGCACATTTCTACCAGACGCACCCCGCTGCGAAAGGACTGAAAGGTCCGGACAAAACGACCGGGGACGAAGGTCACTTCAATGTGTTCTCCCGGGTATTCTGCAACAAGTACACTTCTTACGCGCGACGGGACTTTTACAAGATTTCATTGATCCTCGGTAAAGGAAAGATTACCTACGGCGACCAGGAGGTGGAAATCAACCGCAACGCACTGGTTTTCTTCAACCGCAACGTTCCCTATTCGTGGCAGGCGCTGTCGGAAGAGCAGTCGGGCTACTTCTGTCTGTTTACCGACCAGTTCCTGAGCACGATCAACCGTTCGGAGACGATGACCGACTGCCCTATCCTGCGCAGCGACGCTATTCCGGTGTATTTTATCGATGAAGAACAGCAAGAATACCTGCTCAGCATTTTTGGGAAAATGCAGGCCGACATCGAGTCGAACTACGTGCACAAGTACGACCTCATGCGCAACTACGTGAACGTGCTCGCGCACGAGGCGATGAAAATGCAGCCATCCGGCGCTGGCGACCTGCACGTCAACGGCTCGGCCAGACTGTCGTCGCTATTCCATGAACTGCTCGAACGCCAGTTTCCAATAGAATCCCCGGAACACAAACTCAAACTGAAAACCGCGAGGGATTATGCCGGCAGGCTGGGCGTCCACGTGAATCACCTCAACCGGGCCCTGAAAGAAATCACCGGAAAAACTACCACCGAACATATTGTCGACCGCGTGCTGGCGCAGTCCAAGGTAATGCTCCGGCATTCCAACTGGAGCATCGCCGAGATCGCATTCTGCCTTGGTTTCGAATATCCCGCTTACTTCAATAACCTTTTCAAGAAGCAGATTGGCGTTACCCCCAAATCGTACCGCGTTCGTGAACGCCAGTGA
- a CDS encoding bestrophin family protein encodes MIDYNPKEWFRYIFYFQKADTVRKLAPMILTMAVYSSVIAYLIIVHYKINENHDLKNISLMHSLLGFVISMLLVFRTNTAYDRWWEGRKQWGSLMNGSRNLALKLAGLIGPEYAAEREFFAKMIPNYAFALKNHLRSRYISDEFEDAALYGKSSLITSDHIPNQIAAALFAKVIELQRKGALLPEHTLILNHELEGFTNICGACERIKNTPIPLSYSSFIKKFIFIYCLTLPIGYVFSLHFLVVPFVMFVFYILASLEVIAEEIEDPFGEDSNDLPMERICKGVQTSTQALLR; translated from the coding sequence ATGATCGATTACAACCCCAAGGAGTGGTTCCGTTACATTTTCTATTTCCAGAAGGCGGACACCGTGCGCAAGCTGGCGCCGATGATCCTCACAATGGCCGTATATTCGAGCGTTATTGCGTACCTTATTATCGTACATTATAAGATCAACGAGAACCACGACCTGAAAAACATCTCGCTGATGCACTCGCTGCTGGGCTTTGTGATCTCGATGCTGCTCGTTTTCCGCACCAACACCGCCTACGACCGCTGGTGGGAAGGGCGCAAGCAGTGGGGCTCTCTGATGAACGGCAGCCGCAACCTGGCATTGAAGCTCGCCGGACTCATCGGGCCGGAATATGCGGCGGAACGTGAATTTTTCGCGAAGATGATCCCGAACTATGCATTCGCGTTGAAAAACCATTTGCGCAGCCGTTACATTTCCGACGAATTCGAGGATGCGGCGCTTTACGGGAAGTCGTCATTGATCACGAGCGATCATATTCCCAATCAGATCGCCGCCGCGTTGTTTGCAAAAGTGATAGAGCTGCAACGAAAAGGCGCGCTGCTTCCGGAACACACCCTTATTCTGAACCACGAGCTCGAAGGTTTTACAAACATCTGCGGGGCTTGCGAACGCATCAAGAATACCCCTATCCCGCTGTCATACAGCTCTTTTATAAAAAAATTCATCTTTATTTATTGCCTTACATTGCCGATCGGCTACGTGTTCAGCCTGCATTTCCTGGTGGTCCCGTTCGTGATGTTCGTGTTTTACATCCTGGCAAGCCTCGAAGTGATCGCCGAGGAAATCGAGGACCCGTTTGGCGAGGACAGCAATGATCTCCCGATGGAGCGGATCTGTAAAGGCGTCCAGACCTCGACCCAGGCGCTGCTCCGGTGA
- a CDS encoding 3'-5' exonuclease codes for MSFLVLDIEMTGPEPGWNEIIQIGAEFFDDNWRSLGTYLQNVYPENEEAFSVKSEEVHGLSLDDLEDAPMIYDVLPEFEKWIRKLNVGKPSLANVVICGQSVINDINFLRYAYRNEKMKWGFSNKMLDLHTVSYLFFQILEKNGKQVPRSLSLGSVASYFGFEREEETHNALEDARLTAKCFKEFFKLIDQVKLV; via the coding sequence ATGTCCTTCCTTGTATTAGATATCGAAATGACCGGGCCCGAGCCTGGCTGGAACGAGATTATCCAGATCGGCGCGGAGTTTTTCGACGACAACTGGCGGTCGCTCGGTACCTACCTGCAAAATGTTTACCCGGAGAACGAGGAGGCGTTTTCAGTGAAATCGGAAGAGGTGCACGGACTTTCGCTGGACGACCTGGAAGATGCGCCGATGATCTACGACGTGCTGCCCGAATTCGAAAAATGGATCAGGAAGCTCAATGTCGGCAAACCGAGCCTCGCCAACGTGGTGATTTGTGGCCAGAGCGTGATCAACGACATCAATTTCCTACGGTATGCCTACCGCAACGAGAAAATGAAATGGGGTTTTTCCAACAAAATGCTCGACCTCCATACCGTCTCCTATTTATTTTTCCAAATCCTCGAAAAGAACGGCAAACAGGTACCACGTTCGCTGAGCCTCGGCTCCGTAGCCAGCTATTTCGGATTCGAACGGGAGGAAGAAACGCACAATGCCCTGGAAGATGCACGCCTGACGGCCAAATGCTTTAAAGAATTTTTTAAACTCATCGACCAGGTCAAGCTTGTATGA
- the nspC gene encoding carboxynorspermidine decarboxylase, protein MAIDFNEIPSPCFILEEELLRKNLELIDSVQKAAGCQIILALKGFSMYSAFPIVKEYLSGATASSLNEVKLINDFMGYKSHTYMPAYLDSEFGEIMQRSSHITFNSLSQWERFRERVEAYKAANPGKILSCGIRVNPQYSEVATDMYNPCVPGSRLGVTRDKLPGELPAGIDGIHFHTLCENGSDTLERTLNALEERFGDLLRQAKWLNMGGGHLMTREGYDISKLIYLVSTIKEKYNLEVILEPGSAIAWRTGILYTTVLDVLDSQGIDVAILDTSFAAHMPDTLEMPYKPVIRGAYHDPEPGKPTYRMGGMTCLAGDYMGDYSFDRPLEVGDKIIFEDMIHYTMVKTTTFNGVNLPSIGIWRTDQKFQLIRSYGYESFKDRLS, encoded by the coding sequence ATGGCTATCGATTTTAATGAAATTCCGTCCCCGTGTTTCATATTGGAGGAAGAGCTGCTCCGTAAAAACCTGGAACTGATCGACTCGGTGCAGAAAGCGGCGGGATGCCAGATTATCCTCGCGCTCAAAGGGTTTTCCATGTACAGCGCGTTCCCCATTGTGAAAGAATACCTTTCGGGGGCTACTGCGAGCTCGCTAAACGAGGTGAAACTGATCAACGACTTTATGGGCTACAAGTCGCACACCTACATGCCCGCGTACCTCGATAGCGAGTTCGGCGAGATCATGCAGCGCAGCAGCCACATCACATTCAATTCGTTGAGCCAGTGGGAACGGTTTCGGGAAAGGGTGGAGGCCTACAAGGCGGCGAATCCGGGGAAGATATTATCCTGCGGCATTCGCGTAAATCCGCAATATTCGGAGGTAGCTACCGACATGTATAATCCATGCGTGCCCGGCTCGCGCCTGGGCGTCACGCGTGACAAGCTGCCCGGCGAGCTTCCCGCAGGCATTGACGGCATTCACTTTCATACGCTGTGCGAGAATGGCTCGGATACTCTGGAGCGTACGCTCAATGCATTGGAAGAGCGGTTCGGTGATTTGCTTCGTCAGGCCAAATGGCTGAACATGGGAGGCGGGCACCTCATGACAAGAGAAGGATATGATATTAGTAAACTAATTTATTTAGTTAGTACTATAAAGGAAAAATACAATCTGGAAGTAATCCTTGAACCGGGTTCGGCCATTGCTTGGCGGACAGGCATCCTGTACACCACGGTACTCGACGTACTGGATAGCCAGGGCATCGACGTCGCGATTCTCGACACCTCGTTCGCGGCGCATATGCCCGACACCCTGGAGATGCCCTATAAGCCGGTTATCCGCGGCGCGTACCACGATCCCGAACCCGGAAAACCCACTTACAGGATGGGCGGGATGACCTGCCTCGCAGGCGATTACATGGGCGATTATTCGTTCGACAGGCCGCTGGAAGTTGGTGATAAAATTATATTTGAGGATATGATCCACTACACCATGGTAAAGACTACCACATTTAACGGCGTTAATTTGCCTTCCATTGGCATATGGAGAACAGACCAAAAATTCCAGCTTATTCGCTCCTACGGATACGAAAGTTTCAAGGACAGGTTATCATAG
- a CDS encoding PIG-L family deacetylase: MIRKLLFLPALLWCGVSTFAQPAGGAEKPLNIIVFGAHPDDCDLGAGGIASIYSSMGHKVKFVSMTNGDKGHQDIGGGELANRRYKEAQEAARRWGIQYDILDNHDGELFPTLENRLAVIRKIREWNADVVIAPRTNDYHPDHRNTGVVVQDAAYLVIVPNILSSVPPLTKNPVFLYFRDRFQRPNPFRPDIAVDITENLAKKVDGLDAHVSQFYEWLPWTNGDFANVPKDVNDRKKWLFASMEKRSSVTPEIRQSLEKWYGPDKAAKVKYVEVFEITEYGKQPSDAEVRRLFPMLPGR, encoded by the coding sequence ATGATCAGGAAACTACTGTTCCTTCCCGCGCTGCTTTGGTGCGGCGTGAGCACATTCGCGCAGCCAGCCGGCGGCGCGGAGAAGCCGCTCAACATTATCGTCTTCGGTGCCCACCCCGACGATTGCGACCTCGGAGCCGGCGGCATCGCTTCCATTTACTCCTCAATGGGACATAAAGTGAAGTTTGTGTCGATGACCAATGGCGACAAGGGCCACCAGGACATCGGCGGCGGAGAATTGGCTAACCGCCGCTACAAAGAAGCACAGGAAGCTGCACGTCGCTGGGGAATCCAATATGACATTCTCGACAACCACGACGGCGAGCTTTTCCCTACCCTCGAAAACAGGCTAGCCGTAATCCGTAAAATCCGCGAATGGAATGCGGATGTGGTCATCGCGCCGCGCACGAACGACTATCACCCGGATCACCGCAACACGGGCGTGGTCGTGCAGGATGCCGCGTACCTGGTAATCGTACCCAACATTTTAAGCAGCGTGCCGCCGCTTACCAAAAACCCGGTTTTTCTCTATTTCCGCGACCGCTTTCAAAGGCCGAACCCGTTCCGCCCCGATATCGCAGTAGATATCACCGAAAACCTTGCTAAAAAAGTTGACGGACTGGACGCGCATGTCTCCCAATTCTATGAGTGGCTCCCTTGGACAAACGGGGACTTTGCTAATGTCCCCAAGGATGTAAACGACCGTAAAAAATGGCTCTTCGCTTCGATGGAAAAGCGCTCGTCAGTAACCCCTGAAATCCGCCAGTCCCTCGAAAAATGGTACGGCCCGGACAAGGCGGCGAAGGTGAAATACGTGGAAGTTTTCGAAATCACAGAATACGGCAAGCAGCCAAGCGACGCGGAAGTGAGAAGGTTGTTTCCGATGCTGCCGGGGCGTTAA